TATCCACGACCCGTTTTAATGCCCGTTGTACACGTCCTTCCCCTGAGTTATAAGCGGCTAAAGTTAGCTTTAAATCTTGATCAAATTTGTTATAGAGAAAGATCAGATATTGCATTGCAGCCTCGGTACTACGGGCAATATTGAATCTTTCATCTTTAGTCTTTGAGACCGTTAAACCAAAACGCTTTGCTGTTGCGGGCATGAGCTGCCAAAGGCCAGCCGCCTTTGCATGAGAGACTGCATGGCGATCGAATGTCGATTCAATCATTGGTATTAATACCAGACTGCGCGGCAGCTTTTGATCATCAAGCTGTTTGATAATATGTTGAACGGTGGTTTTATGGCGGGTGAACTGTTTATCGATCACTTTTTTATGGGGTGATAACCGTTGGTAATGTTTACTGACCTGCTGTTCAAACTTCGCTTTGTACTTGGTCGGTATTGGCGTGGCTGCTTGGTTAGGATTGGCGAACAATAACAAAATCAGCATGATTAACATACTGAGAGGTAGAGAGAGGATAGTGCATTTTTTATTGCCCAAATGATACCTCATTAGCCTTTAATACTGCATTAAATGCGGTGTGCTATAAGCGTTATTGTCATTTTGTTGGGGTATTTGAGCATACACTTGATTGAGTATTTCGCTGAAGTTCGCTGATAAGATCCCGTTACGCTGATTTAAATCATGACACTGTTTTACTAGCGTTTCTAAGGTCTGCCATTGTTGCTGAAGTTTGTTCTGTATTGCATTTGGTAAAGCGTAGATCAGTTTATTCATGCTTTGATTATTAATCGGTAAGCCGAGATTGTGTAGTTGTTGTGCGCGCTGTTGGCTTCGTTGTGTAAGTTGACTAAGCAGTGGCAACTGTTGTTCCGTTAGTTGCGAAAGTAATACGCCATCAAATTTCAAATAGCATTGGTGCTGTTTTAGCATCAGTTTATAAAGTTGGCGGTAATCAACGATATCGCACTGAATATCTTTTATAAGCACAGTGATCATTTGCTGTTTATTGGGTTTATTAGGCATATTTTACTCCATATAACATTAGCAATGTGCTTATTCATGACCAGTATGAAATTGCAAAATCGCGCTTGAAAGCGCTTCGATATCTAAATTTATCTCCCCACGATTTAGGGCGTTTTTGATCTGTTCAACTTTTGCCATATCAACATCAGGTAAGGCACTTAGTGGTTGCTGTGCTTGTGCTAAGCGTTGACTGTCAATGGTGCTGGGCGTGTTGATAGCGCTATTTTTTACGGTCTGAGAGCTTGGTTGTTGCTCTGATGATTTTAACTGGGCATGGGGAAACTGCGAAGTGGCAACTTTATCTATTTTCATCATTTTTATTCCTACACAATACGCTTAATGTACTTGGGCGACCGGTCACATAGGAAGATTAAATAAAAAATGAGAATTTTATCGTTTTATCAAAAATTGATTATTTAATATCGTAATGATGCAAGCATAGCGATATTGGCTTTCGGTTTTGAGTAAAAAGGCATAGCTTACATTCCAGTATGACTAACTTATAGGCGATAAGTGAACATGATAAAAGACGGATCGTTAACCATTCCCACAACAACATTAGGCTATGACTTTGATATTGTTATTAATGGTTGGGAGCAGGGCTTTGATGGTTATCGTGTTTATACCAATGGTGATATTGAACCGTTAGAAGGTAATTTAGGATTAAGTCTCGAGTTACTCTCTGAGTTTACCGAAGGTACTGAATGGTTAGCTCAAATTCCTGTGGACTATATTGCGTTATCGTCCAACTATAGTGAGTATCAATATTTAATATTATGGCTTGCTGCCAACTCAAGCGCTGCCAGTCAGATATTACAACAGCGCGGTATATTATTAGCGTTAATTTGTGATCGATATAAAGTTGATAAATATCAAGCATTAAAAGTTGCTGAAATGGGGCAGAGGTTAATTCTATCCCACTTTAATTTAGAGAGTAGTAAAGCGGCATTACGATTTTTAGATAAACTAAAATTCAGT
This genomic window from Photobacterium angustum contains:
- the flgM gene encoding flagellar biosynthesis anti-sigma factor FlgM encodes the protein MKIDKVATSQFPHAQLKSSEQQPSSQTVKNSAINTPSTIDSQRLAQAQQPLSALPDVDMAKVEQIKNALNRGEINLDIEALSSAILQFHTGHE
- the flgN gene encoding flagellar protein FlgN — its product is MPNKPNKQQMITVLIKDIQCDIVDYRQLYKLMLKQHQCYLKFDGVLLSQLTEQQLPLLSQLTQRSQQRAQQLHNLGLPINNQSMNKLIYALPNAIQNKLQQQWQTLETLVKQCHDLNQRNGILSANFSEILNQVYAQIPQQNDNNAYSTPHLMQY
- a CDS encoding lytic transglycosylase domain-containing protein, which codes for MLILLLFANPNQAATPIPTKYKAKFEQQVSKHYQRLSPHKKVIDKQFTRHKTTVQHIIKQLDDQKLPRSLVLIPMIESTFDRHAVSHAKAAGLWQLMPATAKRFGLTVSKTKDERFNIARSTEAAMQYLIFLYNKFDQDLKLTLAAYNSGEGRVQRALKRVVDKHFSALRLPNETVDYVHKFYALEKLVDLNALASSIPSTHSPFAISTVSINNDVVFLKQLFETKTVINMKPIKPIITLKSLSD